The following proteins are co-located in the Mesorhizobium sp. M1E.F.Ca.ET.045.02.1.1 genome:
- a CDS encoding transglutaminase family protein, with translation MLYDIRLHLHYEYASAAGGGRHQVRVLPQTIAGVQRVIAASLSFQPMPSERADFSDFFGNNVTSIAFREAHEELDIRMSARVSVSRPEPGLDVSPDIHGLRAELDAVRSLSPAAPHHFLAASDYAGLDAAITAYARESLSGSTVGTAVDLCNRIHRDFTYDGKATTVQTRGSDAFALKRGVCQDFSHIMIAGLRGLGIPAGYVSGFLRTIPPKGKPRLEGADAMHAWVKVWCGRDAGWQEFDPTNGMRASNDHITVGHGRDYSDVAPIVGVLKTTGGQVGEQAVDVIPVAA, from the coding sequence ATGCTTTACGACATCAGGCTTCATCTGCATTACGAATACGCCTCCGCCGCCGGCGGCGGCCGGCACCAGGTGCGCGTCTTGCCGCAGACGATCGCCGGCGTGCAGCGGGTGATCGCCGCGTCATTGTCTTTTCAGCCGATGCCGTCCGAACGGGCGGATTTTTCCGATTTCTTCGGCAACAACGTCACCTCGATCGCCTTTCGCGAGGCGCATGAGGAACTCGACATCAGGATGAGCGCGCGGGTGTCGGTCTCGCGGCCGGAACCAGGGCTGGACGTTTCGCCCGACATCCACGGTTTGAGGGCGGAACTGGATGCCGTGCGCTCGCTGTCCCCTGCCGCGCCGCATCATTTCCTCGCCGCCAGCGACTATGCCGGCCTCGATGCGGCGATCACCGCCTATGCGCGGGAGAGTCTCTCTGGCTCCACGGTCGGCACCGCGGTCGATCTCTGCAACCGCATCCATCGCGATTTCACCTATGACGGCAAGGCGACCACCGTGCAGACCCGGGGCAGCGACGCTTTCGCGCTCAAACGCGGGGTGTGCCAGGACTTTTCGCACATCATGATTGCCGGCCTGCGCGGCCTGGGCATTCCCGCCGGCTATGTCAGCGGCTTCCTGCGCACCATTCCGCCGAAAGGAAAACCGAGGCTCGAGGGCGCCGACGCCATGCATGCCTGGGTAAAGGTCTGGTGCGGCCGCGATGCCGGCTGGCAGGAATTCGATCCAACCAACGGCATGCGGGCGAGCAACGACCATATCACGGTCGGGCACGGCCGCGACTATTCCGACGTGGCGCCGATCGTCGGCGTCTTGAAGACCACCGGCGGCCAGGTCGGCGAGCAGGCGGTCGACGTCATTCCGGTCGCCGCCTGA
- a CDS encoding circularly permuted type 2 ATP-grasp protein yields the protein MAKGNQKRAGGRPRAQGLLERYRPIDGVVDEMVDASGNPRPAWRSFIEALDELGAETLGQRFARADQYLRDAGVYYRVYDKAGANEREWPLAHVPLLIDEKEWAEISAGLVQRADLFEAILTDVYGPNRLVEKGILPAGLIAASPEYLRPVVGVRPASGHFLHMVAFELGRGPDGRWWVLGDRTQAPSGAGFALENRVATTRALSDIYGEMHVHRLAGFFRRFRDALNGMARESGGRVAILTPGPLNETYYEHAYIARYLGIMLLEGEDLTVSGGRLMVRTVSGLMPIGVLWRRLDAAFADPLELNPDSQIGTPGLVEAIRRGTVSAVNALGSGLMETRALLSFLPRIAQELRGEDLSLPSIATWWCGQQTERDHVLANIDRMVIGPALSTRLAFEDDGATRLGLALSSGERAELIARIETDGAGFVGQEAVTLSTTPVFAGSRLEPRPASLRVYLARTQEGWTVMPGGFARVGFSLDPTAIAMQRGGQAADVWVVSDRPVERETLLPQETDGFTRTMPGSLPSRAAENLTWLGRYIERSEDTVRVLRAYHVRLAETSDPDMPLLADIRDYLEPFGIEVESAIPLGLIGTLDSAVYSAGQIRDRFSPDGWLALKDLSKTIHRFAGTVAPGDDATRAMTVMLRKLAGFSGLLHENMYRFTGWRFLEIGRRLERGIQIARTLARLTGNGAPDGALDMMLEIGDSVMTHRRQYPVQAGRRTVIDLLALDPLNPRSILFQLERLKAEIGMLPSVGGEGHMSPAAKEILQLNTATAVMEPSDMTARVLDELANQIGDLYNSLAKAYFG from the coding sequence ATGGCCAAGGGGAATCAGAAACGGGCGGGCGGCAGGCCGCGGGCGCAGGGCCTGCTGGAGCGCTACCGTCCGATCGACGGTGTCGTCGACGAGATGGTCGACGCATCAGGCAATCCGCGCCCGGCCTGGCGTTCCTTCATCGAAGCGCTCGATGAACTGGGGGCTGAGACGCTCGGACAGCGATTTGCCCGCGCCGACCAGTATCTGCGCGACGCGGGCGTCTACTACCGCGTCTACGACAAGGCCGGCGCCAACGAACGCGAATGGCCGCTGGCGCATGTCCCTCTGCTAATCGACGAGAAGGAATGGGCCGAAATCAGCGCCGGGCTCGTCCAGCGCGCCGACCTGTTCGAGGCGATCCTGACCGACGTCTACGGTCCGAACCGGCTGGTCGAGAAGGGCATCCTGCCGGCCGGGTTGATCGCGGCCAGCCCCGAATATCTGCGCCCGGTCGTCGGCGTCCGGCCGGCCAGCGGCCATTTCCTGCATATGGTCGCTTTCGAGCTTGGCCGCGGACCGGACGGCCGCTGGTGGGTGCTGGGCGACCGCACCCAGGCGCCGTCGGGCGCCGGCTTCGCGCTGGAGAACCGCGTCGCCACCACGCGTGCGCTGTCCGACATCTATGGCGAAATGCATGTGCACCGTCTTGCCGGCTTCTTCCGCCGCTTCCGCGACGCTCTGAACGGCATGGCAAGGGAGTCCGGCGGACGCGTCGCCATCCTGACGCCAGGACCGCTCAACGAGACCTATTACGAGCACGCCTATATCGCGCGCTATCTCGGCATCATGCTGCTCGAGGGCGAGGACCTGACCGTCTCCGGCGGCCGCCTGATGGTTCGCACCGTTTCGGGCCTGATGCCGATCGGCGTTTTGTGGCGGCGGCTCGATGCGGCCTTCGCCGATCCGCTCGAGCTCAACCCGGACTCGCAGATCGGCACGCCGGGCCTGGTCGAGGCGATCCGCCGCGGCACGGTCTCGGCCGTCAACGCGCTGGGTTCGGGCCTGATGGAAACGCGGGCGTTGCTTTCCTTCCTGCCCAGGATCGCCCAGGAACTGCGTGGCGAGGATCTCTCCCTGCCGAGCATCGCCACGTGGTGGTGCGGGCAGCAGACCGAACGCGACCATGTGCTTGCCAACATCGACCGCATGGTGATTGGCCCGGCGCTGTCGACGCGGCTCGCCTTTGAAGACGATGGCGCGACGCGGCTGGGCTTGGCGCTTTCGTCAGGGGAGCGGGCGGAACTGATCGCGCGGATCGAGACGGACGGTGCCGGCTTTGTCGGCCAGGAAGCCGTTACGCTTTCGACGACGCCGGTCTTTGCCGGCAGCCGGCTGGAGCCGCGGCCCGCCAGCCTGCGGGTCTATCTGGCGCGCACCCAAGAAGGCTGGACCGTCATGCCTGGAGGCTTTGCGCGCGTCGGCTTCTCGCTCGACCCGACGGCAATCGCCATGCAGCGCGGTGGCCAGGCCGCCGATGTCTGGGTGGTCAGCGACAGGCCGGTCGAACGCGAGACGCTGCTGCCGCAGGAGACCGACGGTTTCACCCGGACCATGCCCGGCAGCCTACCAAGCCGCGCGGCGGAGAACCTGACCTGGCTCGGCCGCTATATCGAGCGCTCGGAAGACACGGTGCGCGTGCTGCGCGCCTATCATGTCAGGCTGGCGGAGACGTCCGATCCCGATATGCCGCTGCTCGCCGATATCAGGGACTATCTCGAGCCGTTCGGCATCGAGGTCGAATCGGCGATCCCGCTTGGCCTGATCGGCACGTTGGACAGCGCCGTCTACAGCGCCGGACAGATCCGCGACCGCTTCTCGCCGGACGGCTGGCTGGCGCTGAAGGATCTGTCGAAGACGATCCATAGATTCGCCGGAACGGTGGCGCCTGGCGACGACGCGACGCGCGCGATGACCGTCATGCTGCGCAAGCTTGCGGGCTTCTCGGGCCTGCTGCACGAGAACATGTACCGGTTCACCGGCTGGCGATTCCTGGAGATCGGCCGCCGGCTGGAGCGCGGCATCCAGATCGCCCGGACGCTCGCCCGACTGACTGGAAACGGCGCGCCGGACGGCGCGCTCGACATGATGCTGGAGATCGGCGACAGCGTGATGACCCACCGCCGGCAATATCCGGTGCAGGCCGGCCGGCGCACGGTGATCGACCTCCTGGCGCTCGATCCGCTCAATCCGCGCTCCATCCTGTTCCAGCTCGAGCGGCTGAAGGCCGAGATCGGCATGCTGCCTTCGGTCGGCGGCGAGGGGCATATGTCGCCCGCGGCGAAGGAAATCCTACAGCTCAACACGGCGACCGCTGTGATGGAACCGTCGGACATGACCGCCAGGGTGCTAGACGAGCTCGCCAACCAGATCGGTGATCTCTACAACAGCCTCGCCAAGGCCTATTTCGGTTAG
- a CDS encoding DNA topoisomerase IB, whose translation MLQRAQSSSDRLAGGTKMQGNGAQSSAESASLSYVSDADPGIRRRRKGKGFDYADPNGGAVSAATLDRIKAIVIPPGWTDVWISPDPDGHIQATGRDQRGRKQYRYHAQWTEERDGVKYSSLVAFAEALPELRSRIDADLRRHGLPQQRVVAAIVWLLDNTMIRVGNAAYARDNKSFGLTTLRDRHVDIEGSRLRFAFKGKSGKEWKLRLVDRRIAKIVRGAQDLPGQNLFQYLDEEGNRRPVRSEDINRYIREASGVEFSSKHFRTWGGTIHAASLFAQTELPESAPQQKRMINSIVDKVAERLGNTRAVCRKCYIHPLVFEAWSQGKLLDEMAEANRRKRLMPGLDEEETLVLRWLQARGA comes from the coding sequence ATGCTGCAACGAGCACAATCGTCCTCGGACCGCCTGGCGGGTGGTACGAAGATGCAGGGGAACGGCGCGCAAAGTTCGGCCGAAAGCGCGTCGCTCAGCTATGTCAGCGATGCCGATCCGGGCATCCGGCGCCGGAGAAAAGGCAAGGGATTTGATTACGCTGACCCGAACGGAGGCGCGGTCAGCGCGGCGACGCTTGACCGCATCAAAGCGATCGTTATTCCGCCCGGGTGGACGGATGTTTGGATTTCGCCTGACCCGGACGGGCATATCCAGGCGACCGGCCGGGATCAGCGCGGGCGCAAGCAGTACCGCTATCACGCGCAATGGACCGAGGAGCGGGACGGCGTCAAATATTCCAGCCTTGTCGCTTTTGCCGAGGCGTTGCCTGAACTGCGGAGCCGCATCGATGCCGACCTGCGCCGGCACGGCCTGCCGCAGCAGCGTGTGGTCGCAGCGATCGTCTGGCTGCTCGACAACACCATGATCCGCGTCGGCAATGCCGCCTACGCCCGGGACAACAAGAGCTTCGGGCTGACCACGCTGCGCGACCGACACGTCGATATCGAGGGTTCGAGGCTGCGCTTCGCCTTCAAGGGCAAGTCCGGCAAGGAATGGAAGCTGAGGCTCGTCGACCGCCGCATCGCCAAAATCGTGCGCGGAGCGCAGGACCTGCCGGGCCAGAACCTGTTCCAGTATCTCGACGAGGAAGGAAACCGCCGGCCGGTGCGCTCCGAGGATATCAACCGCTACATCCGTGAGGCGTCCGGCGTGGAATTCAGCTCAAAACATTTCCGCACCTGGGGCGGCACAATTCATGCGGCGTCGCTGTTTGCGCAGACGGAACTGCCCGAAAGTGCCCCCCAGCAAAAGCGGATGATAAACAGCATCGTCGACAAGGTCGCCGAACGATTGGGCAACACGCGAGCCGTCTGCCGCAAATGCTACATCCATCCGCTGGTCTTCGAGGCGTGGTCGCAAGGCAAGCTGCTCGACGAAATGGCGGAAGCCAACAGACGGAAGCGTCTCATGCCCGGCCTCGACGAAGAGGAGACGCTGGTGCTCAGATGGCTGCAAGCGCGCGGAGCCTGA
- a CDS encoding YciI family protein — MLYAILCYASEDVVCSWSKEQDDEVMAKLLNVQDKYAKAGRLGPVARLLPTTAATTLRKVKGESVVLDGPFAETKEQFLGFYTLECRDLDEAVDFARELSEVNPSGGSYEIRPISIFNPTKVAV, encoded by the coding sequence ATGCTCTACGCCATCCTCTGCTACGCCTCCGAAGACGTCGTCTGCTCCTGGAGCAAGGAACAGGACGACGAGGTGATGGCAAAGCTCCTCAACGTACAGGACAAATACGCCAAGGCAGGTCGGCTTGGACCCGTGGCCCGTCTCTTGCCGACCACCGCCGCGACGACGCTGAGGAAGGTCAAGGGGGAATCGGTCGTGCTCGACGGGCCCTTCGCCGAGACCAAGGAGCAGTTCCTCGGCTTCTACACGCTCGAATGCCGCGACCTTGACGAGGCGGTCGATTTCGCCCGCGAGCTCTCCGAGGTCAATCCGAGCGGCGGCTCCTACGAGATCAGGCCGATCTCCATCTTCAATCCGACCAAGGTTGCCGTATGA